Within Vicia villosa cultivar HV-30 ecotype Madison, WI linkage group LG1, Vvil1.0, whole genome shotgun sequence, the genomic segment caacttagataatgaaacgttagtgataatagaatcagaacttctaattgatcataatcaaaacttcttataaaaaaacataatcccaacacatttcagaacttagCCATACGTAAGACCTTCTTATCTTCTTATTCTGGACAtgagtccatactgatattctttagaatgaacttaaacctatcttcagcaaggggttttgtaaagatatcagcccattgatggtctgtatccacaaagtttaaagagagaacacccttctgaacatagtccctaatgaaatgatgtttaatctcaatatgttttgctttggaatgtaagataggattcttagataaacatatggcagaagtattatcacagaagataggaatgttactcccatatatttgataatcttctagctaactcttcatccagagcatttgtgtgctacaaccagcagcagctacatattctgcttctgttgttgagagggcaatggtagcttgcttcttgctgtaccaggagatcagatgacttcctagaaattgacaacttccagaagtactcttcctttcaattctgtctccagcatagtcagcatcacaaaatcctactaagttgtattctttagatcttctgtagactaaaccaacattagtagtacctttcagatacctcagaattctcttaacagcagttaagtgagattctctaggatctgattggaatctagcgcacaaacaaacactgaataaaatatcaggtctagaagcagttaaatatagaagagatccaatcacacctctgtacaacttctgatcaaccttcttacttacctcatccttacctagaacagacgttggatgcataggagttttggtttctttgctttcagaaagattaaacttcttcagaagttctttcacatacttcgtttgatgaacatatgttccttcagaagtttgattgatttgaatcccaagaaaatacttgagttcgcccatcatactcatttcaaattcagcctgcatagacttagcaaactcctttccaagtgaagcattagatgttccaaaaataatatcatcaacataaatttgacaaattaaaatgtccttcttagatgttttacagaagagagtggTATCTACTTGTCCTCTAGTAAAACcattgtctagaaggaaagaacttaatctctcataccaagctctaggagcttgcttcaatccatgcAATgacttcttaagtttgaaaacatattctggagacttagagtcttcaaaaccaggaggttggtggacatagacttcctcatctatatagccatttaagaaggcactcttaacatccatctgatatagagtgatgttatgttgagtggcaaaagaaattaataagcgaatagattctaacctggccactggtgcaaagttttctgtatagtcaattccttcttgttgactatatccctgagccaccagtctggctttgtttcttaccacttctcccttctcactaagcttgtttctgaaaacccactttgtaccaatgatgttgaatccgtttggtctaggaaccaaatcccatacatcattccttgtaaactgatttagttcttcttgcatggcaattatccagtctggatcttctagagcttgatcaacagaagttggctcgatcaaagaaacaagacctaattgacattctgcattgttcttaaggaatgctctggttctaataggatcatctttctttccaaggatcacatcttctgagtgagctgaggtgagtctagaagatcttctgacggttggctcttcagaaattttgagattctctaaagatgcagcaacttgatcttctgattctttgcttctgagattttcagcttctgaaactttgcttcttggttctacagcttatGATAtaacaatatctatatctgcaaaattctcaaactgctttggcttttcaagaccaagcttatcatcaaatctgatattgattgattcttctacaaccaatgtttcagtattgtatagtctgtagccttttgagcattcagaatatccaagaaggaaacatttttgtgccttagaatcaaactttccaagatgatctttagtattcagaaaaaacaaacacaactaaaaggatgaaaatatgaaatgttgggctttctgttcttccacaattcataaggagtcttatttagaataggtcttatagagattctattatgaatataacatgcagtgtttattgcttccgcccagaagtgcttagccatattggtttcattgatcatgattctggccatttcttgtagagtcctattctttcgctctacaactccattttgctgtggagttctagggcaagagaaatcatgggcaataccattttctttgaagaactcctcaaagaatctgttctcaaattcaccaccatgatcacttctgacctttatgattttgcactccttctcagattgaatctgagtgcagaatttaaagaacactgaatgagactcatccttgtgttttaagaactttacccatgtccagcggctataatcatctacgatgactaatccatatttcttccctctgacaggtgctgttttgactggtccaaacagatcaatgtgcagaagttctaacggccttgaggaagagacaacattcttagatttgaaaacaggtttggagaacttgcccttctgacatgcttcacaaagagcatctgatttgtatttcagatttgggagtcctctgaccagatttagtttgttaatctgagaaatctttctcaaactagcatgtcctaatcttctgtgccagacccattgctcttcagaaacagacataaggtaagtcaccttctgcttctcaagatctgaaagatcaatcttataaatgttgttctttctcttgcctgtaaataggattgagccacccttctgacttacaaccttgcaagacttttgattgaagataatgtcataaccattgtcacttaattgacttatggacaataagttatgcgctaatccttctacaagaagtacattagttatggaaggagagttaccaatacttatggttccagagccaataatcttgcccttctgatctcctccaaacttgacttctccaccagatttaagcaccaagtcttggaacatagaccttcttcccgtcatgtgtcgcgagaacccagagtccaggtaccatgacattttgtgctttgtcttctttgctgctaaggatatctacaacagaaattatcttctccttaggtacccacagtttcttgagtcctttcttgttagttttcctcaagttctgattgaacttgggtttagcatgataagtaacaggaggaacaacatgatattctttaggtttggcagcctgatattttttaggttgtgtcacatgcttcttggtgtgtgaagtgttaaaacttttggcatgtgaagtgagcctaatatcatgtgagtggccatatttgaactgatcatacaatggcttgtatgtgattttcaaatcatctacaggttcaaatttatgtgggatatcaccctcatagccaacgccaatccttttgtttccagaaacaccatatatcatagaagcaagatgacttctgccaatacttctagatagaaactttctgaagctcgagtcatattctttcagaatatgattgagactaggaatggatttttctgattcagaaggagatccaatatctttggatgattttaaaacttttttcttcagttcagaattttccacttccagcttcttagtttccaattcaaatagatttttcagctttttgtatttgatactaagatgagccttgagttccagaagttcagttaaactggaaactaactcttctctagatagttcagaaaatacctcttcagaatctgattctgatgtagattctgatccgtcatccactgtggccatcagtgcaaggtttgcctgctcgccttcagagtctgattctgattctgattctgaatcatcccatgttgccataagacctttcttcttatgaaacttcttcttggaattctccttctgaagttttggacattcattcttgaagtgtccaggctcattgcctttatagcagatgaccttcttcttgtcagatcttctgcctccagaagattctcctctttcaggcttctttaaacttctgaagctcttgaacttcctttgcttgctcttcgagagatggtttacccttctggagatcatggacagttcatcttcttcttctgattctgattcttcagaatctacttcttcagcctgaaaagcgttagtgcattttttataattagattttaatgcaatagacttacctttcttctgaggttcattagcatccaactcaatttcatgactcctcagagcactgatcaattcttcaagagagacttcattcagattcttggcaattttgaaagaagtcaccataggaccccatcttcttggaaagcttctgatgatcttcttgacatgatcagcccttgtgtatcccttgtcaagaactctcaatccagcatttagcgtttgaaatcttgagaacatcttctcaatattttcatcatcctccatcttgaaggcttcatatttctggatcaaggcaagagctttagtctccttgacttgagcatttccttcatgggtcattttcaatgactcatatatgtcataggcagtttccctgttggatatcttctcatattcagcatgagagatagcattcagcaaaacagtcctacacttatgatgatttttgaattgcttcttttgatcatcattcatttcttgtcttgtaagctttacaccagtagctttcactagatgtttgtaaccatccatcggcagatcccataaatcaccatctagaccgaggaagtaactttcaagtttatctttccagtattcaaagttttcacatcaaatactggtggtctagtataaccattgttaccatttccattgtattgctcagcagagccagacgtagatgtatttgttggattttcaccagacatcttgacttaagcgtttttctcttcctgaatctttccTAAACACGGTTAattgcttgcaccttagaatcggcgctctgatgccaattgaaggatagcaaaacacttagaaagggggggggggggggttgaataagtgtagcttttaaaacttgtaagataaaaacaatttgcacaatgatttttatcctggttcgttgttaactaaactacttcagtccacccccttggagtgatttacctcacctgaggatttaatccactaatcacacaagattacaatggttttccacttagacaacttctaagtcttctagagtatactgatcacaacctgatcactctaggaacaaactacttagataccctctaagactttctagagtattctgatcaacaacctgatcactctagttcttacaaattaatgtaaacaaaatcgtttaagagttacaatgcttcttataaagctattatcacaactgtgattttctcttaagtttaagcttaatatcactaatatattacaacatcaatgtagtgaggttgaagataaagtttgagagctttttgaatttgacagcgtttctgtatatttgcgcaagtgttctattcaaagttcgtaaccttacttctcatcagaacttctatttataggcgtttgagaagatgaccgttgggagcatttaatgcttcgcgtgatccgtacagcattgcatttaatgtttcactcttttgtcaactacctcgagccttgctttcgctgtgtctactgacgttgcctttaatagctactaacattccttttgtcagtcagcgtagcctgccatcttgtacttgcttctgatctgatgtttgtgtaaacaacgtttgaataccatcagagtcaaacagcttggtgcagagcatcttcttgtcttctaaccttgaagtgcttctgagcgtgataccatgagaacttcagtacttctgcttctgcttctgatctcaagtccttctgatgcttccatagaccatgttttgattctgcttgaccatcttctgatgtcttgccaaaccatgttctgatgttgcatgctgaaccttctgagtcagtgcttcttgcgctgattttgtgcatactctttatgtaattcctgaaatggaaattgcatagtattagagtaccacgttatctcatacaaaattcatatacattgttatcatcaaaactaagaatattgatcagaacaaatcttgttctaacacataggAGACCATACATTTTCTTAAGTGTGCAACCACACTTTGAGCTATTGAAACCTACATTCTCATCTTATTGGCTTCGTGAAAATTAAAATTCATTCTTTCTCGAGATATGTTGCTGACCAACTGAGAATATAGACGACTGTCTTTGAATCTGTGTTCCAATACTGTGATGTTGCAACCAAATAACTGGTGTATCTCattatgatgattttgaatcatttggTTCATAGAGTTTCAATCTCTACACAATTCACCCAAGTaacattttcttctttttcgCTCTCAAGAATGCAAACATGATAGATTAAATCTTCTCGATAGAGGTAACACCAAAAATTTCCAATAGTGGAAGCATATAAGTCATTGGTTTTATACGTTGAATCAATAATGATTACAATAATAAACATGATGAACAACTTTATGGAATcaggatgagtccaaaatatatctTGAACGGTTACTTCATCCTTGCACGTTCAATACCTAGATACATGATTGTTATCATCCAAAAGTTTCAACAATTGTTGTATTTCAGTTCCATCCCCCTTAACGCCTTGTTGTTAAGGACACAAATATTGTAGACTTGCCtgatatttgatatatttttgaaTCTTTTACGTTTCAAAGTTGCAAGTATGTTTTTGGGTTGCCCCATTTTCAATGTAATACTCGACACAATTTCCTTCTCTTCCAGCATAAGGAGACATGCAATGGGATGACTGACTAACGTTTCACACATGTCATAGCTATGCAACCCATAAATCACATTAAATCTCTATTTGTTATTTTCCAAAAGATAACCACACAACTGAAAAGCAAACTCATATTTTCTCAAACCAGTGTCATCTCGTTTGAGTTTCTGGAGAGGTGTTATGTTCTTCCCACTTATTTTGCATCTCGTTGTCACAAATACAACTCTTCTATATGAACCATTATGGGACCTTCCGATTACAACACCAAACCCCAATTTGGATGCCTCAATGTGAATCCATTGGAGCATATGATCACAAAACTCAGACTTTTGTCTATTTGTAAGTTGGTTGCCAACATTTATCTCTTTCACACCAATAGGTTTGGGGAAAATATCAGGGTACACCATATCTAATGCAAACAATAacagaaaatattcaaaaaagattgaaatgaaCACTAAACGATTTTGAAAATGCACTCCCAGAGGAATTCATATAGAATTCAAAATTGCATTTCCAGACGTAGCATAACTTTTTCAGCTCAAAAATCAGATTAATGTAAGCAATGAGGAATGAAATAAATGATCTTTATCTTgaattttagtttctttttctccttttgaTGTCATGAAACACAAGATTGAAGTTTTGGAGTGTAAATCTTAATTGAGAATGGAAGAGTTTTTTGCAAGGGTTCTGAAAGAAAATGATGTTAATTTGATCATGAGGAAGAAGAGCATGCAggattatgtttttttaattaaaaatcacgATTGGGAGTTCCGAATATGTACCTATGGAATTGACTGACATGTAAAGGTGGCATGTTTTCAAATTCCCGCTTCATAACTccaaaaatgcacttctgaatcTCTTATTGAATTGATAAATTACAAATAAATTGATAGAGTGGAACAAGAAATATATTTCCCgactaaattttgaaaaaaatcattTGAATGAGATAGGTCCGAAAATACATTTTCAAAGCCAAACTaacattttcaaatttttataagATACTTTTTAATCACTTAGAGTATGACGAGAAATCCCCTAAATGATAATATCAGTTTGAGTGGGATAATATCAGTTTGAGCGGAGTTGAAGCTTCAATTCCTTCCATAttctattccaaaaaaaaatcatatcccTATACTTTTCTCTTCAAACATGTATTTACTTGCATTAAACTAATAATTCCACTTTCTCTTTTCCTTTGTCACGTCTTACTTTTTTAATGAAATGATAAACATCCATATCTTGGTTCAAAAACTACACAAATGACTAAAAGATTCATCCATATTATAAGCCATCTAAGTTTCATCTCTTCAATAAATGCCAAAAAACCATATGCCAAAAATACTTATCATAGTGTATCTAATCATATAAGGAAAGAATTACCTAATTAGATAGTTTGATACTTTGTATATACATTACAATGTAAATTAAATATTCCTAAGCCAATAGTTGGTGGAGTTCCCatacaaattcaaaaatattatctTGTGATATTTTCTAGTCACACTCCCTTTTTCGCTTTTTCAACTTCTCTTTTATGATTTATGAATTGCCATCTCTTACACTTTTTGAGAGTATATATATGTTTATGGCCTTAAAGTCCTATTCATTAATGTGGAAACATAAATATCAAGTAGCCATGCATGGAGAAAATTTACATAAGGGAACTTGGCTTCAAGAGGAAGATGAACAATTGATTAGCTTTGTGACTCGTCTTGGGGAACGAAGGTGGGATTCCCTTGCCAAAGTAGCTGGTATGTATGAATGAATCATGTTTTTGACAATCTTAAAAGATTATTTTTCCGTCATTGTTGCAAACATAGTTTTAAATAGCAGTGACATTAAGGTTTGCCATTGCGTCGCAATCCTTAAGGAGAATCGAGGTCAAATGGAAACAATGACACTTTAATTGAAATTAGATTGCGGtttcaataaaattaataatagttgTGTCGGACCTATATTGCAGTAGCGAATTTTTATTTAAAACCCTAGTTGCATTTATACAACAacctttagagtgtgtttggatgaaacatTTTAATCAGGTAATATAGTGTTTTAAAGGAATTTAGAAtaatttgcacaaaatttattgtttggatacaaaaatgaagaatcgttaaaatgatagaaatttatggagtattttatctaagttaaatttaatcattttgaaatgacaccaaaaatcaaagaatttgaaattcgtCTCATGCTCCATAGAATGtacttgttattattatttcttcaaattttacaaattaatcCTCATATTTTCCAGAAATATAAATTTGACcccacaatttttttaaaaattgcaaattggaccttaataatttttaaattttacaatttaatcctttaattttttaaaaattgcacattagtccctacttttcaatttttcatttggtctaaaaattaaaattttataaaaaatgaccccaaaattctaacaatgaattatcttaatatttcatccaaacaaaataatttaaaaaaataaatggattttaattgttcatttaattttaaattacttcatccaaacacactcttattcATTTTATAGATTaatgttaaaaaatattatagttGCAATTAATGGGTGATCAAATAAAACTcgatctaaataattttaaaaaaaagttaaaaactgcaaaaagaaaaatcaaatattaatagaTATATTTTAATGTCCTGTTGTAAAAACTTTCCTGATCAaattttagattaattttgtCAAACCGATTCAAAATGAATTGAATAATATGCAGGGAATGGATCATTTGACACTCGTATCAAACATTAACTTTTGACATTAAATTCTATCCCTTTATTATCATTAACTCAATGGAGAATATAAATTTCCTTAAAACTCATGtgttagtttttaaataaatatatcttaactcttagattaataataataaacggGTAGGATTTGGTGTCATGACACTTTGGTGGTAATTGATCTTATTTATctcattttaatatatatatatatatatatatatatatatatatatatatatatatatatatatatataatattgcatTGATTTATATtcgttaatataatattaatttaaattatattcacacataataataaaaacaaataaattaaattatgctaataataaaaattaatattataaaataaaaactattgtttatatttaaaacaaatgaaataataaaaataagtaaattaaaTTTTGCTAATAAATagtattaaaacaaatttatttgaatattatttattagcgtaatttaatttatttatatttactatttaatttattttaaaaggttaaataagtttttggttcttataaatattgcagtttcatttttagtctctccttgcctttaggcaacggttttagcttgttttggcaacggtttttttgtaaaaaccgttgcctaaaggcagggagggactaaaaataaaaactgcaatatttatagggaccaaaaacttatttaaccctattttaaatataaacaattgttttcattttataatattaatttttaatatattatatgttatatattacattaagattattattttataaattttttttaatattagtcaatacgaaataaaattataatttataatttgaaaatataaaaacagATTCAAATTAAATCACCTAGAATTAGATTAGACGGAGatcatattttttttaaccaatcatctaaaattgaatcaaattgcaaataatattatttttaaattaaataattaaattaaataattttatctcTAAATGGATTCAAGCTGCATGAAACACCCTATTATGTTAAGATGTATCATGGAGATTTTAAAATCATATATGTTGTTGATACAATTGCAGTTATAATATACTtttaagagagatgaataaaatACAATTTGTCCATAATATTTTGTGCATGCACATGTGAAAAATGGTAAAAAATTGTTTGCTATTATGCAGGGCTAAGGAGAAGTGGTAAAAGCTGTCGGTTAAGGTGGTTGAACTATCTTCGTCCAAATCTCAAGCATGGCCCGTTTAGTGTTGAAGAAGAGAAGCTTATTGTTCAACTTCAGCTTCAATGGGGCAACAAGTGAGTTTCTTCCCTGTAATAATCATGTCATGTGCTGCTATGCTACTAGTATAAGAAATGGTAGATTTATAACCtttaattatttgttaaattTGCAACAATGAAACTAGGTGGTCCAAGATCGCGCGCAGGCTTCCAGGAAGAACAGACAATGAAATCAAGAACTATTGGAGAACTCATTTGCAGAAAGGAGTACAAGTTCAACAAAAAGGTTAATTGTGTTATTTCATTTATGCGGTGAATATTGTAGTTGTAATGTTTTGCAGAGACATCACATTTAGGCGTAGAATTTAGGGTttagaattataatttaaaacTGATACATAAATACTTGTGAAAATTTTCAGGTGAGTTAGTTTATAAAGAAGAAAATGTAGGTCATGATTTGAACAAGAAAAGCATTGTTGAGGGTATGGAAAGCTGTATAGATAGTTCTCCTTTATCAGATTGGGGAATGAGGAATTCACCTTATCATGAAAGTAGGATATTGGATTGGATAGCAGAATTGCAAAATGGATTTGGTGATAAGGAAAAGGAATTAGGACAAGAATGTAATAGCAATGAATCAATGTATGAATATAATCCCCATCAAGAATATTATGATACATGGGATTATTCAGGTTTTCTATGGGACTTGTAAATTAAGATCAATTCAGTCTTCGAAATGTGTATACTTAATACCAATAATAAGAACAGTCTTAAATTTGTTTTTGAAGTACTGTGAAAATAAGTTCCGGTTCAATCATATAAAAAGAATTCAACAATAACTGAATTGTTTTATGTATTGATCACTAGGTTAGTGATCAAGAGAAAGTGAGAGATTATTATATTTAGGGGGAgtcttaaataaattatatttatgatcGAAGTGGGTTAATAATCATGCGTGTTCTTTACTACTTTAGGTTTTACAATTTGTTATTCTGTTATAAGTAAGTTATACACTATGTCTAACatcttttctggaaaaaaaaattaaaataaccatgtttaataaaaataatacagaaaaaaccaagtttttggggtatttaccaaactgtctaggtttgggatacCGGGTAAGTGAatgcgccatttgaaatggcgcataTGTACCTTAatagccaaatgaaatggcgcaaatGAAGGGGAAAATTAGGGCACATGGATTTAGCCAATCCATTTGGCGCATGCATGCATGTTgcaacacataggcgccatttcatttggctcctatgtgttgttcctttttttttcaaaattaacccgTTTCGGGTATTTTCGCGTACCGTTTTCGAT encodes:
- the LOC131659243 gene encoding transcription factor MYB59-like, coding for MHGENLHKGTWLQEEDEQLISFVTRLGERRWDSLAKVAGLRRSGKSCRLRWLNYLRPNLKHGPFSVEEEKLIVQLQLQWGNKWSKIARRLPGRTDNEIKNYWRTHLQKGVQVQQKEGNLSPSFNSSSSSSSSLTSTSSCSLTGGSITCDWTI